A single window of Cryptococcus neoformans var. neoformans JEC21 chromosome 3 sequence DNA harbors:
- a CDS encoding dynamin GTPase, putative codes for MSSAKTILRRLPTARPYILNRTRPSVHARLSLTPPARQVHVRAISFSSIPRAMARAFRVPLYGAAIGAGGVGYANYKLESVRNATSEILSNVTDKLSSAYDSASQLGFSIQGSLSDTASGVQGTADALKQGTKDWWDAFTSQFSRDQETSSGNGAEGKRKWRPGEGPGEPNNGGPAGEEALIGLVGAAAVAKAEEERSDPFSSGGGDEHHLLQLTRKLIEIRSVLLSVDQSDALKLPSIVVIGSQSSGKSSVLEAIVGHEFLPKGNNMVTRRPIELTLINTPANAASSSTTPAEYGVFPNMPGMGKITSFATIQKTLTDLNLSVPPELAVSDDPIHLQIHSPHVPDLTLIDLPGYIQISSMNQPEELKDKISNLCDKYIREPNIILAVCAADVDLANSPALRASRRVDPLGTRTIGVVTKMDLVPPEQGAAIIRGDRYPLHLGYVGVVCKAPPTAGVIRSFMGDRESPNVTGAVLKREEQFFGGENSKHFKHDQLMFGTDTLRRRLMDVLETSMASSLHGITNAVQLELEEASYQFKVQYNDRRITSESYMAETIDALKARFKEYTAQFTKPAVRAKLKDMLDDKLMNILEQLYWNDPRAAELGKLADDRKLSAKDLDPYWNYKLETASSLLTKSGVGRDSTTLVADGLRQLIDSIATGEPFTFHPSVTDRITEFSLAILRERMGITADQVENCIKPYKYEVEVDDREWAVGRDRAEEKFAEEIKRCDAKLAEIKSRVGGSRKLGGLIRHVGDLEKWEEERRRRRLSGVAGEADDSAVPVLDAYQYSPAQIVDGRHALLLSNRLAILKFRQQALKSRRCRSGPEQATFCPEAFLAVVADKLAYTSTMFINIELLEQFFYQFPREIDSRILYDLNRDEIAKFARENPKIKQHLDLQERKDKLEQVMRSLQGLVNLQKDTKAPSTKREGLFTKFF; via the exons ATGTCTTCAGCAAAAACAATCCTCCGCCGGCTTCCCACAGCCAGGCCGTACATCCTCAATCGCACACGGCCTTCTGTCCACGCTCGGTTATCTTTAACACCACCAGCAAGACAAGTTCATGTCAGAGCaatctctttctcgtccATACCCAGGGCTATGGCTAGAGCCTTCAGAGTGCCTCTCTATGGCGCAGCTATAGGCGCTGGTGGAGTGGGATATGCGAACTACAAATTGGAAAGTGTTCGTAACGCAACGTCGGAGATTCTGTCTAATGTGACAGACAAGCTATCATCAGCTTATGACTCGGCCTCGCAACTTGGATTCTCTATCCAAGGCTCTCTCTCAGACACGGCGTCAGGTGTACAAGGTACTGCAGATGCGTTAAAGCAAGGGACAAAAGATTGGTGGGATGCTTTCACTTCACAGTTCAGCCGAGATCAAGAGACGTCTTCTGGGAACGGTGCTGAAGGGAAGCGAAAATGGAGGCCAGGAGAAGGCCCAGGGGAGCCAAACAATGGTGGGCCAGCTGGTGAGGAGGCTCTAATAGGACTTGTGGGTGCGGCGGCTGTTGCaaaggcagaagaggagaggagcgACCCATTCAGCTCTGGCGGTGGGGATGAGCATCATTTGTTGCAATTGACAAGGAAGCTCATCGAGATTCGCTCGGTATTGTTGAGCGTGGATCAGAGCGATGCTCTCAAGTTGCCATCCATTGTCGTCATTGGAAGCCAGAGTTCTGGAAAAAGTAGTGTTCTCGAGGCCATTGTCGGACACGAGTTCTTACCCAA GGGCAACAATATGGTGACTCGGCGCCCTATCGAGTTAACTCTGATCAACACTCCCGCTAACGCtgcatcctcatccacgACCCCCGCAGAGTACGGCGTCTTCCCAAACATGCCTGGTATGGGCAAGATCACTTCGTTCGCTACGATTCAGAAAACTCTTACCGACCTCAACCTCTCTGTTCCACCTGAACTTGCCGTCTCCGACGATCCTATCCACTTGCAAATCCATTCACCCCATGTTCCCGATTTGACTCTTATCGATCTTCCAGGCTATATCCAAATCTCATCTATGAATCAACCGGAAGAGCTCAAGGACAAGATCTCAAATCTATGTGACAAATACATCCGGGAGCCTAACATCATTCTTGCCGTTTGTGCCGCCGATGTTGACTTGGCCAACTCTCCAGCTCTACGAGCAAGCAGAAGGGTTGATCCGTTGGGCACCAGGACAATCGGTGTAGTGACCAAGATGGATTTGGTGCCACCCGAACAGGGTGCGGCGATTATCCGCGGTGATAGGTATCCCCTTCACTTAGGATATGTCGGTGTCGTTTGCAAGGCTCCCCCTACTGCAGGTGTTATAAGGTCGTTTATGGGCGACAGAGAGTCTCCGAATGTTACAGGCGCCGTGCTTAAGCGTGAAGAACAATTCTTCGGTGGTGAAAATTCCAAGCACTTCAAGCACGATCAGCTCATGTTCGGTACCGACACTCTTCGTCGACGTCTCATGGATGTGCTGGAAACGAGCATGGCTTCAAGCTTGCATGGTATTACTAATGCCGTACAActcgagcttgaagaggcTAGCTATCAATTTAAGGTCCAATATAATGATCGACGTATTACGTCCGAGTCTTACATGGCAGAGACTATCGATGCCCTCAAAGCTCGCTTCAAAGAGTACACTGCGCAGTTTACCAAACCTGCCGTCCGcgccaagctcaaggataTGCTCGACGACAAGTTGATGAACATTTTGGAGCAACTGTATTGGAACGATCCAAGAGCTGCGGAATTGGGCAAGTTAGCTGATGACAGGAAGCTGTCTGCTAAGGATTTGGATCCGTATTGGAACTACAAGCTTGAAACGGCGAGCTCGCTTCTCACCAAGTCTGGCGTTGGTCGCGACTCTACAACCCTTGTCGCTGACGGTTTGCGGCAGTTGATCGACTCTATTGCTACCGGTGAACCTTTCactttccatccatccGTTACCGACCGTATCACTGAATTCTCCCTTGCCATCCTGCGTGAGCGTATGGGCATCACCGCCGATCAAGTAGAAAACTGTATCAAGCCATACAAATACGAAGTAGAAGTCGATGACCGAGAATGGGCGGTAGGCAGAGACAGGGCAGAAGAGAAGTTTGCAGAAGAGATCAAGAGATGTGATGCGAAGCTTGCAGAGATTAAGAGCAGGGTTGGAGGGTCAAGAAAGTTAGGAGGTCTGATAAGGCATGTGGGCGATTTGGAGAaatgggaggaggaaagaagaaggagacgaTTGAGTGGAGTGGCTGGTGAAGCAGATGACAGTGCTGTACCCGTGCTGGATGCGTATCAGTACTCGCCTGCTCAAATCGTAGATG GTCGTCAcgcccttctcctttcaaACCGCCTTGCCATCCTAAAATTCCGACAACAAGCTTTAAAATCTCGACGATGCCGTTCTGGTCCTGAACAGGCGACTTTCTGTCCTGAAGCATTCCTTGCCGTGGTGGCTGACAAGCTCGCGTACACGAGTACCATGTTCATCAATATCGAGCTTTTGGAACAGTTCTTCTATCAATTCCCACGGGAAATCGATTCAAGAATTTTGTATGATCTGAAT AGGGATGAGATTGCCAAATTTGCTAGGGAGAACCCAAAGATCAAGCAACATTTAGATTTgcaagaaagaaaggacAAGTTAGAGCAG GTAATGAGGTCTCTGCAGGGTCTTGTTAACCTTCAAAAAGACACCAAAGCGCCATCAACAAAGAGAGAAGGCTTGTTCACCAAGTTTTTCTAA
- a CDS encoding hydroxymethylglutaryl-CoA synthase, putative translates to MTQFDIPSRPSNVGIHAIEMYFPKRCISEDELEDFDGVSKGKYTLGLGQKYMAFTDDKEDINSLALTVVSNLLKKYNIDPRSIGRLDVGTETIIDKSKSTKTLLMDLFAASGNTDIEGIDSKNACYGSTAALFNTVNWIQSESWDGRNAIVMCGDIAIYKEGGARPVGGMGACAMLIGPDAPLVLEPVHGTYIANTWDFYKPDLTAEYPTVDGPWTIAAYLGALDNAYSTYVDKAEKSRARAAKKLSLASVSTKASEIADAADKFVNGINGDIEGVAVNGNGHANGENKDQGIAAFDYVCLHSPYGKLVQKGHARLFYNDYLRNPSSPLFANVPESIQSLDKTKTYTDKTVEKAFIGVAAEHYKSAVVPGSDCVARCGNMYTASLYGALASVIASSPEGIEVGKRIGMYAFGSGCAASFFALRVAGSTKEIAEKMQLKERLASMDVRPCQEYVDALKLREENHNAVKYTPQGSLDNIWPDAYYLEGVDELYRRKYLKK, encoded by the exons ATGACCCAATTTGATATACCCAGCAGGCCTTCCAACGTCGGCATCCACGCCATCGAGATGTACTTCCCCAAGAGG TGCATCTCCGAGGATGAGCTCGAAGACTTTGACGGTGTAAGCAAGG GCAAATACACTCTTGGTCTTGGACAAAAATACATGGCTTTCACGGATGACAA GGAGGACATCAACTCTCTTGCCTTGACTGTCGTTTCGAACCTTTTGAAGAAGTACAACATTGACCCTCGTTCAATCGGTCGTCTCGACGTCGGTACAGAGACAATCATCGACAAGTCCAAATCTACCAAGACCCTCTTGATGGACCTTTTTGCTGCTTCCGGCAACACTGATATCGAGGGTATCGACTCTAAAAATGCCTGCTATGGTTCAACCGCCGCCCTATTCAACACTGTCAACTGGATCCAGTCTGAAAGCTGGGACGGCAGGAATGCGATTGTGATGTGCGGTGACATTGCTATCTACAAGGAGGGAGGTGCAAGACCTGTCGGCGGCATGGGCGCTTGTGCCATGTTGATCGGTCCCGATGCGCCTTTGGTGCTTGAGC CTGTTCACGGCACTTACATTGCCAACACTTGGGACTTTTACAAGCCTGACCTCACCGCTGAATAT CCCACCGTTGATGGCCCTTGGACTATTGCCGCTTACCTCGGTGCCCTTGACAACGCCTACTCTACTTATGTCGACAAGGCCGAAAAGTCTCGCGCTCGAGCTGCCAAGAAGCTTTCTCTCGCTAGTGTATCCACCAAGGCGTCGGAAATTGCTGATGCTGCTGACAAGTTTGTCAACGGTATCAATGGCGACATTGAGGGTGTTGCTGTGAATGGCAACGGGCATGCAAATGGCGAGAACAAGGATCAGGGAATTGCGGCATTTGACTATGTTTGCTTGCATAG TCCGTACGGGAAGCTTGTCCAAAAAGGGCACGCTCGTTTGTTCTACAAC GACTACTTGCGCaatccctcctctcctttaTTCGCCAACGTTCCTGAGTCTATTCAATCCTTGGATAAGACAAAAACATACACCGACAAGACTGTTGAAAAAGCCTTCATTGGTGTCGCCGCCGAACACTACAAGTCTGCCGTCGTGCCCGGCTCTGACTGTGTTGCGAGATGCGGTAACATGTACACTGCGTCATTGTACGGCGCATTGGCTAGTGTGATTGCCAGCAGTCCTGAAGGTATCGAAGTTGGCAAGCGAATCGGCATGTACGCATTTGGTTCGGGGTGTGCGGcgtccttctttgccttgaGGGTTGCCGGCTCCACTAAGGAGATTGCGGAGAAGATGcagttgaaggagaggttGGCGAGCATGGATGTGAGGCCTTGTCAGGAATATGTGGATGCGCTCAAG CTCCGAGAAGAGAACCACAATGCTGTCAAGTACACACCGCAGGGGTCTTTGGACAACATCTGGCCCGATGCATACTATTTGGAGGGTGTGGATGAATTGTACAGGCGAAAATATTTGAAAAAGTAG
- a CDS encoding RNA binding protein, putative: protein MADVEMNGKSKDLSWAAKSVEGWNIFVTGLHEEATEEDVQDFFADFGSIKQVNMPLNRRTGYVMGYAIIEYNDRENAERAIAEADGTTFLEQTIHVTFAFAKAPQGGAQRREGKARELSPTRR, encoded by the exons ATGGCCGACGTTGAAATGAACGGCAAGAGCAAGGACCTTTCTTGGGCCGCCAAGT CTGTCGAAGGATGGAATATCTTTGTCACTGGGCTACATGAAGAAGCTACCGAGGAGGACGTTCAGGATTTTTTTGCGGACTTTGGATCTATAAAGCAGGTCAACATGCCATTGAACAGACGGACGGGTTACGTTATG GGCTATGCCATCATTGAATATAATGACCGGGAAAATGCGGAGAGGGCAATTGCGGAGGCCGATGgcaccaccttccttgaACAAACAATCCACGT CACCTTTGCATTCGCCAAGGCTCCTCAAGGAGGTGCTCAACggagagaaggcaaggcACGAGAGTTGTCACCAACCAGAAGATAA